Proteins encoded in a region of the Geobacillus genomosp. 3 genome:
- the queA gene encoding tRNA preQ1(34) S-adenosylmethionine ribosyltransferase-isomerase QueA translates to MKVDLFDFHLPEELIAQTPLPDRAASRLMVLDKQTGAIRHETFRNIISYLNPGDCLVLNDTRVMPARLYGEKAETGGMIEVLLLKQLDGDRWETLVKPGKRVKPGTKLTFGGGKLQAVCLDTLEHGGRVLEFSYEGLFYEVLAELGEMPLPPYIKEKLDNPERYQTVYAREIGSAAAPTAGLHFTEELLEDIRQKGVHIAFITLHVGLGTFRPVQVDDVEKHDMHAEFYQMGEETAAILNRVRANGGRIIAVGTTSTRTLETIAGRHGGRFAAESGWTDIFIYPGYEFKGIDGLVTNFHLPKSTLIMLVSALAGREHILHAYETAVKERYRFFSFGDAMLII, encoded by the coding sequence ATGAAAGTCGACTTGTTTGATTTTCATTTGCCAGAAGAGCTTATTGCACAAACGCCGCTCCCAGACCGGGCGGCGTCAAGGCTTATGGTGCTGGATAAACAAACGGGCGCCATTCGCCATGAAACATTTCGCAACATTATTTCGTACTTGAATCCGGGCGATTGCCTCGTCTTAAACGATACTCGCGTCATGCCGGCGCGTCTGTATGGGGAAAAAGCGGAAACGGGCGGGATGATCGAAGTGCTGCTTTTAAAGCAGCTGGACGGTGACCGTTGGGAGACGCTTGTTAAGCCGGGCAAACGGGTCAAGCCGGGAACAAAGCTCACGTTTGGCGGCGGGAAACTTCAAGCCGTCTGTCTTGATACGCTTGAGCACGGCGGCCGGGTGCTTGAGTTTTCGTATGAAGGATTGTTTTATGAAGTGTTGGCCGAGCTTGGTGAGATGCCGCTGCCGCCGTATATTAAGGAAAAGCTCGACAACCCGGAGCGTTATCAGACGGTGTACGCCCGCGAAATTGGCTCGGCGGCGGCACCAACGGCCGGCCTTCATTTTACCGAGGAGCTGCTCGAGGACATCCGCCAAAAAGGGGTACATATCGCCTTTATTACGCTTCATGTCGGGCTCGGCACATTCCGGCCGGTCCAAGTGGATGACGTTGAGAAACACGATATGCACGCTGAGTTTTACCAAATGGGCGAGGAAACAGCGGCGATATTGAACCGTGTACGCGCAAACGGCGGTCGCATTATCGCCGTCGGGACGACATCCACGAGGACGCTTGAGACGATCGCCGGTCGGCATGGCGGCCGGTTTGCCGCTGAGAGCGGCTGGACGGATATTTTCATTTACCCGGGTTACGAATTTAAAGGTATTGACGGGCTCGTGACGAACTTCCATTTGCCGAAATCGACACTCATCATGCTCGTGAGTGCGCTTGCC
- a CDS encoding DUF2905 domain-containing protein, with translation MNSLPKLIMTIGAVLIIVGFVMQFVKLGRLPGDIVIRKGNMTFYFPIVTSIVLSVVLSLIFYVLGRFR, from the coding sequence GTGAACAGCTTGCCGAAGTTGATTATGACAATTGGCGCTGTGCTTATCATTGTCGGGTTTGTCATGCAGTTTGTCAAACTCGGCCGCTTGCCGGGGGATATCGTCATTCGCAAAGGAAATATGACATTTTATTTTCCGATCGTGACATCGATCGTGCTAAGTGTCGTGTTATCTTTGATTTTTTATGTGCTCGGGCGATTTCGCTAA
- the ruvB gene encoding Holliday junction branch migration DNA helicase RuvB — MDERLVSGAALGGEAAFEPNLRPQYLHEYIGQDKVKENLRVFIEAAKLREETLDHVLLYGPPGLGKTTLAAVIANEMGVRLRTTSGPALERPGDLAALLTSLEPGDVLFIDEIHRLPRTVEEVLYPAMEDYCLDIMIGKGPEARSLRLDLPPFTLVGATTRAGALSAPLRDRFGVISRLEYYQVDQLAQIVERAAAILHIIINDEAALELARRARGTPRIANRLLRRVRDFAQVRGDGEITLPLAVEALERLQVDRLGLDHIDHKLLLAIIEKFAGGPVGLETIAAVVGEEAQTIEEVYEPYLLQIGLLQRTPRGRVATPAAYAHFEMEVPKR; from the coding sequence GTGGACGAACGGCTTGTATCCGGCGCCGCTTTAGGTGGCGAGGCGGCGTTCGAACCAAACTTGCGCCCGCAATATTTGCATGAATATATCGGGCAAGATAAGGTGAAAGAAAACTTGCGAGTGTTTATTGAAGCGGCCAAGCTGCGCGAGGAGACGCTTGACCACGTCTTGCTGTATGGACCGCCGGGACTTGGAAAAACGACGCTCGCCGCCGTGATTGCGAATGAAATGGGGGTCAGGCTGCGGACGACATCCGGGCCGGCGCTCGAGCGGCCCGGTGATTTGGCGGCGCTTTTGACATCGCTTGAGCCTGGGGATGTGCTGTTTATTGACGAAATCCATCGATTGCCGCGAACGGTTGAAGAAGTGCTGTACCCGGCGATGGAAGATTACTGTTTGGACATTATGATCGGCAAAGGGCCAGAAGCGCGTTCGCTCCGCCTTGATTTGCCGCCGTTTACGCTTGTCGGGGCGACAACAAGAGCCGGGGCGCTATCCGCGCCGCTGCGCGACCGGTTTGGCGTCATCAGCCGGCTCGAATATTACCAAGTGGACCAATTGGCGCAAATTGTTGAGCGGGCGGCCGCCATTTTGCATATTATAATCAACGATGAGGCGGCGCTTGAGCTGGCTCGTCGGGCGCGCGGCACGCCGCGCATTGCCAACCGGCTGCTCCGCCGTGTCCGCGATTTTGCCCAAGTGCGCGGGGACGGCGAAATTACGCTGCCGCTCGCCGTTGAGGCGCTTGAGCGGCTGCAAGTTGACCGGCTCGGGCTTGATCACATTGACCATAAGCTGCTTTTGGCGATTATTGAAAAATTTGCCGGCGGTCCGGTCGGGCTTGAAACGATAGCCGCTGTGGTCGGGGAAGAAGCGCAAACGATTGAGGAAGTGTATGAGCCGTATTTGCTGCAAATCGGCTTGTTGCAACGGACGCCGCGCGGGCGTGTCGCTACGCCGGCGGCGTATGCCCATTTCGAAATGGAGGTTCCGAAGCGGTGA
- the ruvA gene encoding Holliday junction branch migration protein RuvA has translation MIEFIRGYVDYVCPEYVVIDHHGIGYEILTPNPFVFRESRAATVTVYTYEYVREDVHALYGFLTREERNLFAKLLQVSGIGPKGGLAILAAGRPDELVQAIEEENEAFLCKFPGVGKKTARQMILDLKGKLTVFSAPRPAAPISGELAEAVVALKALGYAEREIEKIIPALREETMSTEQYIKRALALLLK, from the coding sequence TTGATCGAGTTTATCCGCGGGTATGTCGATTACGTCTGTCCCGAATATGTTGTGATCGACCACCATGGCATCGGCTACGAAATTTTGACTCCGAACCCGTTTGTCTTTCGCGAGAGTCGCGCCGCGACGGTGACAGTGTATACATACGAATACGTGCGTGAAGATGTGCACGCCTTATACGGATTTCTAACGCGTGAAGAGCGGAACTTGTTCGCGAAACTGCTCCAAGTGTCCGGCATCGGACCGAAAGGGGGGCTCGCCATTTTGGCGGCCGGCCGTCCGGATGAGCTCGTGCAGGCGATCGAGGAAGAAAATGAGGCGTTTTTATGCAAGTTTCCAGGGGTTGGGAAAAAGACGGCCCGGCAAATGATTTTAGATTTAAAAGGAAAGCTTACAGTGTTTTCGGCCCCGCGCCCGGCCGCCCCCATTTCCGGGGAACTTGCCGAGGCGGTCGTTGCGCTCAAGGCGCTCGGTTATGCGGAACGGGAAATCGAGAAAATTATTCCGGCGCTCCGCGAAGAAACGATGTCGACGGAACAGTACATAAAACGGGCGCTGGCGCTGTTGTTGAAATAA